One Dehalococcoidia bacterium DNA window includes the following coding sequences:
- a CDS encoding FAA hydrolase family protein, which translates to MRIVRFAVSWHSHYGILAGNRIQQLSASPFRGVKTLDKFYKLSEIRLLPPCQPSKIVAIGINYRSHATEFKHDLPDSPLMFLKPATAVIGPGDNIIYPPLSKQIDFEGELGIVISKKAHRIAVTDAVKYILGYTCFNDVTARDLQKKDGQWTRAKGFDTFAAIGPWIETNLDPSALKLETRLNGEIKQSGTTADLIFTVAQLVSAVSQVMTLLPGDVIASGTPSGVGPMQPGDTVEIEIEGIGTLVNHVSREAGISRPG; encoded by the coding sequence ATGAGAATAGTACGTTTCGCGGTCTCCTGGCATAGTCACTACGGAATCCTGGCAGGGAACAGGATTCAGCAACTCTCTGCCAGCCCTTTCAGGGGCGTAAAAACACTCGACAAATTCTACAAACTCAGTGAGATAAGGCTGCTTCCGCCATGCCAGCCATCCAAAATAGTGGCCATAGGCATCAACTACCGCTCCCACGCCACGGAGTTCAAGCACGACCTGCCAGATTCCCCGCTGATGTTCCTCAAGCCAGCCACAGCCGTGATAGGTCCGGGAGATAATATCATTTATCCGCCTCTCTCCAAACAGATCGATTTCGAAGGAGAGCTCGGGATCGTAATCAGCAAAAAGGCGCACCGGATTGCTGTCACCGATGCGGTTAAGTATATCCTTGGTTATACCTGCTTCAACGATGTCACGGCTCGCGACCTGCAAAAAAAAGACGGCCAGTGGACACGCGCCAAAGGGTTCGATACTTTCGCCGCCATCGGTCCCTGGATAGAGACCAACCTCGACCCGTCTGCGCTAAAACTCGAGACTCGCCTTAATGGGGAAATAAAGCAGAGCGGGACCACCGCGGACCTCATTTTCACGGTAGCACAGCTTGTCAGCGCCGTCTCGCAGGTGATGACGCTGTTGCCCGGCGATGTGATTGCCAGCGGCACACCCAGCGGCGTGGGCCCGATGCAGCCAGGAGATACCGTCGAAATCGAGATTGAGGGCATCGGAACGCTGGTAAATCATGTCTCCAGAGAGGCTGGCATCAGCCGCCCGGGTTAA
- a CDS encoding universal stress protein — translation MFDRIIVPLDGSAESEIVLPYVAAVATAFSNDVVLVSAAEQDTSEKSQQIESYLKHTAEELKSNIKKQPALNITTSLLKGKPADEILKYAAQKKADLIIIAGHGASGGNSKLMGNIATKILSASNRPVLLVKTKDIRGTAPSGLIKRILVPLDGSEMSEGALKTIEPMAAALGAEIVLFQAVEPVRYVPGFETMVPNVVLPSDDEIKRSASNYLNGVEKPLKQRGIRTSSVIIADAPAEAIIDYADSGNIDMIAMTTHGFSGIKRWVFGSTTEKVLQAGSRPVLLIPISKT, via the coding sequence ATGTTTGATAGGATAATCGTGCCGCTTGACGGCTCCGCCGAGTCCGAGATAGTTTTACCCTATGTCGCGGCTGTGGCGACAGCTTTCAGTAACGATGTTGTGCTGGTAAGCGCTGCCGAACAGGATACATCCGAAAAATCTCAGCAGATCGAGTCATATCTCAAACACACGGCAGAGGAACTCAAAAGCAATATAAAAAAACAGCCGGCTTTAAATATAACTACCAGCCTGCTTAAAGGGAAACCAGCAGACGAGATACTCAAGTATGCGGCTCAGAAAAAGGCCGACCTCATAATAATTGCCGGGCACGGAGCCTCGGGAGGCAACTCAAAGCTCATGGGAAATATCGCCACCAAGATACTTTCGGCCAGCAACAGACCTGTGCTTCTGGTCAAAACAAAGGACATACGAGGAACAGCGCCAAGTGGTTTGATTAAGCGTATACTTGTGCCTCTCGACGGGTCCGAAATGAGCGAGGGAGCGCTTAAAACAATTGAGCCGATGGCCGCCGCGCTGGGCGCCGAAATCGTCCTTTTCCAGGCGGTAGAACCCGTGCGTTACGTTCCCGGTTTCGAGACGATGGTCCCCAATGTCGTCCTTCCCAGCGATGATGAAATCAAACGCTCTGCCTCCAACTACCTGAACGGGGTAGAAAAGCCCTTGAAACAACGCGGTATTAGAACCTCAAGCGTGATAATTGCCGATGCGCCGGCGGAAGCCATCATCGATTATGCCGATTCGGGCAACATCGATATGATAGCCATGACCACGCATGGTTTTTCCGGCATCAAGCGCTGGGTATTCGGCAGCACTACTGAAAAAGTATTGCAAGCCGGCAGTAGGCCGGTGCTGTTGATCCCAATTTCTAAAACCTGA
- a CDS encoding cob(I)alamin adenolsyltransferase yields MPRKGLVTIFTGDGKGKTTAAIGTAVRAAGYGLRVYIVFFLKGKMFSQGEALSLERFPNIKTVSFGANSWIKKGAVNAQARTQAAKALKAASKAMDSGDYDLVIMDEVNGAVDFGLIPLEDVIEVVTARPESVDLLLTGRHADARIIQMADVVTEMVNVKHAFERGVKAREGIDF; encoded by the coding sequence ATGCCAAGGAAGGGACTGGTCACCATTTTCACGGGAGATGGCAAAGGTAAAACAACGGCGGCTATAGGCACGGCAGTGAGAGCCGCCGGGTACGGATTGCGGGTTTATATCGTATTTTTCCTGAAGGGAAAGATGTTCAGCCAGGGAGAAGCGCTGTCCCTGGAGCGGTTTCCCAATATCAAGACAGTGAGTTTCGGCGCGAACAGTTGGATTAAAAAAGGCGCCGTTAACGCGCAAGCCCGGACCCAGGCGGCGAAGGCCTTGAAAGCGGCCTCAAAGGCAATGGACAGCGGCGATTACGACCTGGTGATAATGGATGAGGTCAACGGCGCGGTGGATTTCGGGCTGATTCCCCTTGAGGATGTTATCGAAGTGGTTACAGCCAGGCCGGAGAGCGTGGACCTGCTGCTCACCGGGCGGCATGCGGATGCCAGAATTATCCAAATGGCGGATGTGGTCACCGAGATGGTGAATGTGAAGCATGCTTTCGAGCGCGGCGTAAAGGCTCGTGAAGGCATCGATTTTTAA